The Homalodisca vitripennis isolate AUS2020 chromosome 7, UT_GWSS_2.1, whole genome shotgun sequence DNA segment ttttttcaagtaatattataaacagcCCCTTGTaagatattacataaattattattttttagatacagtcctttaactctttgaaatattaatattgaaatatattgctCAAGTTTTCATATAGAATTTCaccatttatgtaatatatgtagCCGTTGCATAGATTTACACTAACTACAAAATTATACGCTCATATTATTCAGGTAATGCCACTTTTCTGGACCTTAGTATAAACTGAACAGTGGTGAATAGAAGTTATTCAAGAGAGGTGGTAGGTCGCTAAACAGAAATGTCTTTGGTAAAGGGGTAAAGCAAATGTTAAGGTGGATGGCGTCAGGTAGTCATGCGACCGTCGACCGGGGTACCGCTATGTCTGGGCTGGACAATGGACACCTCCTGCACGGATACCCTTGAGGATCAACCGTTTGACATTTCTCGGACTCGCTAGTTAGCGCCGTCCCTTGTATTATAAGCCGCAAAAACATTATTGACTTATTGCCTGCCGGCAGGGTGTCACGGCGAAGACAGTTGTAGGATTCCGAAAATATTGGTCCTGTACGGGAATTTCCTGCTTCTTCTCCAATGTTTACTGCTGGatgcttacatttaaagattGGTTTATAAGGGAGCTTCTACAATTTCTCAATTAAGGAAATCGttgtaaattcatatttcaaatatttaaagggAATAAggtagatacaaaataaaaagttcatacaAGCACATgcgtataacataaaatatatttacaaattaatctatgcaatataaatgtgaatacaATTTTGTCCGTATCAAGCCATAACTATAcgatacatacaatattttattaataaaaaagatacaaaactgcccttattgataatttttattcttcagtCACCAACCagaacctaaaacaaaagccaaaaACTGTTAGTCTCATTATATCTACATGTTTTACAACTGTTGCATGTTGTTATATTCTGCGTTACTGCACTTTAGTaagatattatgttttagttgGGCCCAAAACAGTTCTAACTACATATactatattcaattaataatagtGTAAGCATACACAaatccaacattttaaattaaacttcatatcATTTTCAGCTGTAAAAGTCTATTTCTCTGTTTTTACGGTTGCAAACTAAATATACAGTTGATTTCACAGAAATTATAATTGCCGTAATATTAtctatatctaatttaatttaggtCTCTTACCGCAATGCATACGCAGTGGGGATTCAGTTGGCAGTCTCACACGCGTCTATCCAATCATTGTAGACGTCAATAGGCTCTGTCAAGAAGTGGATGGTTGTCTGGAAGTCCTCGAAACAAACTCGACACGCTATCCTCCCAGATCTACGTCCTCTATCCCTAAGAACGGACAGTACATAAGTTACATATATTAACATGGAACATATTCAACACAGGCCTACTAAGCTAAAATCCAGAAAGCctttgttttgaaaaaacaaatacatttttacattttaggcAAACGAGAATCGCAATTGCGTTTTGGAACTGGTCgtcttttttctaataaaatagaaacgataattatagaaagttattgacatctatttttaaaaatatatacttttattgtttctataGAAATAATCCAGTACGCTTAGTTTTGTTTTATGGTGCCATAACCAATAATATGATTCACTGGATTTCTATGTATGTTTGTTTGAGAAATGCCAGccacatacaaaatatttgaaaaagatcgtatatactttaaatatcttGGACGCGCTAAATACTAACTAGAGTACAATATCATATAGAGCAACAAACTAATGGCAACACTTACATCGTCACATCACACGATCCCTCGTGATTGCAGAATGGGCAGTTGAACTCTACTGGCAAGGGCACAACCGCCTTTCTTTTTGGAGGAGGCTTTCTGTTACTCTTGCGTCGGCCCATGATGACACACTGccttataattctataaaaacactgtaaaaactACACTCTTAAAATAACAAGATATCTTTAAAGCGTACACTTTCTTTAAAACGAGAACGCTACTCAACCACTGTCACCTGGATACTGACAAACGGGCAACTGACGGGGTCTGGGTCCAACCGCCTCAGGTAGAAAGCGGTCATCCCCGGTCACAGTAGTGGGGATGGCTAGAGGTAGGTTCCCCCACCACTATCACAAAGAACGGTCTGCAATTTGAAGTGATGAGTTCAGcgattatattttaactttcctctcatttttttttaatcaatattatataaatgtttcaacttGGGAGAAAAGACTGCGCCGTTTAGCACTTTTAAGAATTTGCTACTTTTAAGCGTCTATGCTACGATGCCTCCAGGCCCCTTAAGTGACGTGTTATCAAATTTCTGCTTGAATAATAATTTGGTGATAAGTTAAGTCCAAGATTAGATTATGCCAGGGAGTTAACTTTCACGATTTTCCAGCCTTAacgaaaatttttactttgaagcCGTTTTGTGACGTAACCGTAAGAGATACGAAAAAAAGTGACTGGTTctttcttgtagaaaatttaattctgtctttcgattCTGCTGTTGGTTTTGAGGTCCGACCTCTTGTTTGACCGTTAAAGAGCTTACGAGAATAAGCTGCACTGGTCAGCCATGTTGAATATTTGAGAGTATATTAAATGAAGAAATCGCCAGGTTCCAGGCGGTTTCTAGTCGTTACACGAACTAATCCAGagttgtgcaaaatttcaagtgtctaGTGCACCAGGAATTGGGCCttactttgtataatttaagtaagtCATTAAAAAACACTCTGTATCTATCTAGTATTgacacttcgctaacgctcagccaattcccgatTTGGGGAACGGTTTGCCGGCTATCGGGCTCAGAAGAAAGGCCTGCAAaggtttaaaaatgcaaaatttcgAAATAGACCACTACACCTTGTATTACCATTTTACGTCCTTTTTTCAAcggaaataaatacaattttaagagaccttttaactaatatattatatctaattgCTTGAAATTACTCTCGAAAAACATCTCGCATTATGGTTTTCGACTCACCGTGCTATTTGGTACTGAAATAGTGTTTTATCACTAGAAATTTATAGATTGCCGGTTTTGTTGCAGcctttaaataacagtttactaGGAAAGTTTTCACACGTGGTTAAGTTTATTGCGGACAAATAAAAAACCCAATTCAATATtttcgagttatatttttgtaaataaataaggtatTATCTCTCCTATTCCTTTTGTGTTCGTAGTATtcggtataaaaatttaaactcattaaaaaaacacacttaaaataTCCTAATATTCAGCACTTAAAAGGTCACAATTAGTTCCACACAAATATACTTAGATACATTGTATCGGTGGATTTTCACATTGctttttttcaagtaatattataaacagcCCCTTGTaagatattacataaattattattttttagatacagtcctttaactctttgaaatattaatattgaaatatattgctCAAGTTTTCATATAGAATTTCaccatttatgtaatatatgtagCCGTTGCATAGATTTACACTAACTACAAAATTATACGCTCATATTATTCAGGTAATGCCACTTTTCTGGACCTTAGTATAAACTGAACAGTGGTGAATAGAAGTTATTCAAGAGAGGTGGTAGGTCGCTAAACAGAAATGTCTTTGGTAAAGGGGTAAAGCAAATGTTAAGGTGGATGGCGTCAGGTAGTCATGCGACCGTCGACCGGGGTACCGCTATGTCTGGGCTGGACAATGGACACCTCCTGCACGGATACCCTTGAGGATCAACCGTTTGACATTTCTCGGACTCGCTAGTTAGCGCCGTCCCTTGTATTATAAGCCGCAAAAACATTATTGACTTATTGCCTGCCGGCAGGGTGTCACGGCGAAGACAGTTGTAGGATTCCGAAAATATTGGTCCTGTACGGGAATTTCCTGCTTCTTCTCCAATGTTTACTGCTGGatgcttacatttaaagattGGTTTATAAGGGAGCTTCTACAATTTCTCAATTAAGGAAATCGttgtaaattcatatttcaaatatttaaagggAATAAggtagatacaaaataaaaagttcatacaAGCACATgcgtataacataaaatatatttacaaattaatctatgcaatataaatgtgaatacaATTTTGTCCGTATCAAGCCATAACTATAcgatacatacaatattttattaataaaaaagatacaaaactgcccttattgataatttttattcttcagtCACCAACCagaacctaaaacaaaagccaaaaACTGTTAGTCTCATTATATCTACATGTTTTACAACTGTTGCATGTTGTTATATTCTGCGTTACTGCACTTTAGTaagatattatgttttagttgGGCCCAAAACAGTTCTAACTACATATactatattcaattaataatagtGTAAGCATACACAaatccaacattttaaattaaacttcatatcATTTTCAGCTGTAAAAGTCTATTTCTCTGTTTTTACGGTTGCAAACTAAATATACAGTTGATTTCACAGAAATTATAATTGCCGTAATATTAtctatatctaatttaatttaggtCTCTTACCGCAATGCATACGCAGTGGGGATTCAGTTGGCAGTCTCACACGCGTCTATCCAATCATTGTAGACGTCAATAGGCTCTGTCAAGAAGTGGATGGTTGTCTGGAAGTCCTCGAAACAAACTCGACACGCTATCCTCCCAGATCTACGTCCTCTATCCCTAAGAACGGACAGTACATAAGTTACATATATTAACATGGAACATATTCAACACAGGCCTACTAAGCTAAAATCCAGAAAGCctttgttttgaaaaaacaaatacatttttacattttaggcAAACGAGAATCGCAATTGCGTTTTGGAACTGGTCgtcttttttctaataaaatagaaacgataattatagaaagttattgacatctatttttaaaaatatatacttttattgtttctataGAAATAATCCAGTACGCTTAGTTTTGTTTTATGGTGCCATAACCAATAATATGATTCACTGGATTTCTATGTATGTTTGTTTGAGAAATGCCAGCCACATGTTCAGTTACATGCAAATTATTGGAAAAAGAtcgtatatactttaaatatcttGGACGCGCTAAATACTAACTAGAGTACAATATCATATAGAGCAACAAACTAATGGCAACACTTACATCGTCACATCACACGATCCCTCGTGATTGCAGAATGGGCAGTTGAACTCTACTGGCAAGGGCACAACCGCCTTTCTTTTTGGAGGAGGCTTTCTGTTACTCTTGCGTCGGCCCATGATGACACACTGccttataattctataaaaacactgtaaaaactACACTCTTAAAATAACAAGATATCTTTAAAGCGTACACTTTCTTTAAAACGAGAACGCTACTCAACCACTGTCACCTGGATACTGACAAACGGGCAACTGACGGGGTCTGGGTCCAACCGCCTCAGGTAGAAAGCGGTCATCCCCGGTCACAGTAGTGGGGATGGCTAGAGGTAGGTTCCCCCACCACTATCACAAAGAACGGTCTGCAATTTGAAGTGATGAGTTCAGcgattatattttaactttcctctcattttttttttaatcaatattatataaatgtttcaacttGGGAGAAAAGACTGCGCCGTTTAGCACTTTTAAGAATTTGCTACTTTTAAGCGTCTATGCTACGATGCCTCCAGGCCCCTTAAGTGACGTGTTATCAAATTTCTGCTTGAATAATAATTTGGTGATAAGTTAAGTCCAAGATTAGATTATGCCAGGGAGTTAACTTTCACGATTTTCCAGCCTTAacgaaaatttttactttgaagcCGTTTTGTGACGTAACCGTAAGAGATACGAAAAAAAGTGACTGGTTctttcttgtagaaaatttaattctgtctttcgattCTGCTGTTGGTTTTGAGGTCCGACCTCTTGTTTGACCGTTAAAGAGCTTACGAGAATAAGCTGCACTGGTCAGCCATGTTGAATATTTGAGAGTATATTAAATGAAGAAATCGCCAGGTTCCAGGCGGTTTCTAGTCGTTACACGAACTAATCCAGagttgtgcaaaatttcaagtgtctaGTGCACCAGGAATTGGGCCttactttgtataatttaagtaagtCATTAAAAAACACTCTGTATCTATCTAGTATTgacacttcgctaacgctcagccaattcccgatTTGGGGAACGGTTTGCCGGCTATCGGGCTCAGAAGAAAGGCCTGCAAaggtttaaaaatgcaaaatttcgAAATAGACCACTACACCTTGTATTACCATTTTACGTCCTTTTTTCAAcggaaataaatacaattttaagagaccttttaactaatatattatatctaattgCTTGAAATTACTCTCGAAAAACATCTCGCATTATGGTTTTCGACTCACCGTGCTATTTGGTACTGAAATAGTGTTTTATCACTAGAAATTTATAGATTGCCGGTTTTGTTGCAGcctttaaataacagtttactaGGAAAGTTTTCACACGTGGTTAAGTTTATTGCGGACAAATAAAAAACCCAATTCAATATtttcgagttatatttttgtaaataaataaggtatTATCTCTCCTATTCCTTTTGTGTTCGTAGTATtcggtataaaaatttaaactcattaaaaaaaacacacttaaaataTCCTAATATTCAGCACTTAAAAGGTCACAATTAGTTCCACACAAATATACTTAGATACATTGTATCGGTGGATTTTCACATTGctttttttcaagtaatattataaacagcCCCTTGTaagatattacataaattattattttttagatacagtcctttaactctttgaaatattaatattgaaatatattgctCAAGTTTTCATATAGAATTTCaccatttatgtaatatatgtagCCG contains these protein-coding regions:
- the LOC124366121 gene encoding transcription elongation factor 1 homolog, which encodes MGRRKSNRKPPPKRKAVVPLPVEFNCPFCNHEGSCDVTMDRGRRSGRIACRVCFEDFQTTIHFLTEPIDVYNDWIDACETAN